A window of Streptomyces sp. NBC_01142 genomic DNA:
CGGGAGAATCAGAGGGTGCCGAGTGCCTTGACGTACTCGTTCAGGTCGCGGGCATCGGGCAGGGCGTTGACGACGGTCCAGCGGACCACGCCCTCCTTGTCGATGATGAAGGTGCCGCGCACGGCGCAGCCCTTCTCCTCGTCGAAGACGCCGTACGCGCGCGAGGCCTCGCCGTGCGGCCAGAAGTCCGACAGCAGCGGGTACTCCAGGCCCTCCTGCTCGGCGAAGACGCGCAGGGTGTGGATCGAGTCGTTGGAGACGGCGAGCAGCTGGGTGTCGTCGTTGACGAACGTCGGCAGCTCGTCACGGAGCGCGCAGAGCTCGCCCGTGCACACCCCGGTGAAGGCGAAGGGATAGAAGAGGAGCACCACATTCTTCTCGCCGCGGAACTCGGAGAGCGTCACGGTGCGGCCGTGGTTGTCCTTCAGCTCGAAGTCCGGGGCCTTGGTGCCGACCTCGATCGCCATGACATGCATCCCTTCGGTAGGCCGATCCAGTGATCCCTACCCTACGCAGATGGCCCCCGCCGACTGACGTCGGCGGGGGCCATCTGCGTAGGTGGACATGCTGTGCTGCGGCTCAGCGCTTGGACTTCGCCGCCTTGGGAGTCACCAGCCTGCTGCCGGTCCAGTCCTTACCGGCGTTGATGCTCTTGGTCTGGGAGAGTCCCGCGGTCTGTGCGGCCTCATTGATGTCGCTGGGCTCGACATACCCGTCACGGCCGGTCTTGGGCGTCAACAGCCAGACGGCTCCACCTTCGTCGATCAGACCGATGGCGTCCACCAGTGCGTCCGTAAGGTCGCCGTCCTCGTCCCGGAACCACAGCAACACGACGTCTGCGACGTCGTCGTAGTCCTCGTCGACGATTTCCTGGCCCGTCACGGCCTCGATGCCCTCACGGAGCTCCTGCTCGACGTCATCGTCGTAGCCGATCTCCTGGACCACCTGTCCGGGCTCGAACCCCAGCCTTGCGGCTGGGTTGGTCCGCTCCTCCGCGTGGTCCGCGGTCGCGCTCACGGCTTGCCTCCTGATCGTTTTCGGAAAATGCTGCGGCCGCGCGCGTACGCGCGGCGTTGGCCGTAGTCCACACGGGCGGGACGGATCGCGCAAGTACCCGGCCGTTCAGACCGCCGAAACGGTGACGTTTGCGGCCGTCTCGACGCAACTCCAGGCACGCTCGAGGCCCTCTCGCGATTCATGGCACACCATTCGGCCATATTTGCGCCTTTCCTCCCTTTCGGTACGCCAATCGGAACCGAACAGCCGAACGGAACACATTGGCGGCTCGGGCGTAAGGTTGCGATTTGACCGAACCCGGAACCGGAGTTCGGAACGGATGTCCCGGACTACCGGGGTTACCCCCCGGTAGAGATGACGTTTGCCTCCCCGCGGTACACGATGGAGGCGGTGCGACACCTCGCAGAGCATCCCGTATGTCCCGTACGACCTTTACGTCCCGTAGAGGCAGTACCCCGAACAGCGAAGGAATAGCGTGGCTTCCGGATCCGATCGCAACCCGATCATCATTGGCGGCCTTCCCAGCCAGGTCCCGGACTTCGATCCTGAAGAGACCCAGGAGTGGCTGGACTCTCTCGACGCCGCCGTCAACGAGCGGGGCCGGGAGCGTGCCCGCTACCTGATGCTCCGCCTGATCGAGCGGGCCCGCGAGAAGCGCGTGGCCGTGCCCGAGATGCGCAGCACGGACTACGTCAACACCATCGCCACCAAGGACGAGCCGTTCTTCCCCGGAAACGAGGAGATCGAGCGCAAGGTTCTCAACGCGACCCGCTGGAACGCCGCGGTGATGGTCTCCCGCGCGCAGCGCCCGGGTATCGGTGTCGGCGGCCACATCGCCACGTTCGCCTCCTCCGCGTCCCTCTACGACGTGGGCTTCAACCACTTCTTCCGTGGCAAGGACCAGGGCGACGGCGGCGACCAGATCTTCTTCCAGGGCCACGCCTCGCCCGGAATCTACGCCCGCGCCTTCATGCTGGACCGCCTCAGCGAGGCCCAGCTCGACGCCTTCCGCCAGGAGAAGTCCAAGGCCCCCAACGGTCTGTCCAGCTACCCGCACCCGCGGCTGATGCCGGACTTCTGGGAGTTCCCGACCGTCTCCATGGGCCTCGGCCCCCTCGGCGCGATCTACCAGGCGCGGATGAACCGCTACATGGAGGCGCGCGGCATCGCCGACACCTCCACGTCGCATGTCTGGGCCTACCTCGGCGACGGCGAGATGGACGAGCCCGAGTCGCTCGGCCAGCTCTCCATCGCGGCTCGCGAGGGCCTGGACAACCTGACCTTCGTCGTCAACTGCAACCTGCAGCGCCTCGACGGCCCGGTGCGCGGCAACGGCAAGATCATCCAGGAGCTGGAGTCGCAGTTCCGCGGCGCCGGCTGGAACGTCATCAAACTGGTCTGGGACCGCTCCTGGGACCCGCTGCTCGCACAGGACCGCGACGGCATCCTGGTCAACAAGCTGAACACGACGCCGGACGGCCAGTTCCAGACGTACGCGACCGAGACCGGCTCGTACATCCGTCAGCACTTCTTCGGCGACGACACCCGGCTGCGCGCCATGGTCGAGAACATGACCGACGAGCAGATCCTGCACCTGGGCCGCGGCGGTCACGACCACAAGAAGGTCTATGCGGCATACGCGGCGGCCAAGGCCCACAAGGGCCAGCCGACCGTGATCCTCGCCCAGACGGTCAAGGGCTGGACCCTCGGCCCGAACTTCGAGGGCCGCAACGCCACCCACCAGATGAAGAAGCTGACGGTCGACGACCTCAAGGGCTTCCGCGACCGTCTGCACATCCCGATCACCGACAAGCAGCTCGAGGACGGCGCGCCGCCGTACTACCACCCGGGCCGTGACTCGGAAGAGATCCAGTACATGCACGACCGCCGCAAGTCGCTGGGCGGGTACGTCCCGACCCGTGTCGTGCGTGCGAAGCCGCTGGTCCTGCCGGAGGACAAGACCTACGCGACCGCCAGGAAGGGCTCGGGCCAGCAGTCGATCGCCACGACCATGGCGTTCGTCCGCATCCTCAAGGACCTCATGCGGGACAAGGAGATCGGCAAGCGCTTCGTGCTGATCGCCCCGGACGAGTACCGCACCTTCGGCATGGACGCGTTCTTCCCGACCGCCAAGATCTACAACCCGCTGGGCCAGCAGTACGAAGCGGTGGACCGTGACCTGCTGCTCGCGTACAAGGAGTCGCCGACCGGGCAGATGCTGCACGACGGCATCTCCGAGGCCGGCTGCACCGCGTCCCTGATCGCGGCCGGTTCGGCGTACGCGACGCACGGCGAGCCGCTGATCCCGGTGTACGTCTTCTACTCGATGTTCGGTTTCCAGCGAACCGGCGACCAGTTCTGGCAGATGGCCGACCAGCTCGCGCGCGGCTTTGTGCTGGGCGCGACCGCGGGACGTACGACTCTGACCGGTGAGGGTCTCCAGCACGCGGACGGCCACTCCCAGCTGCTCGCGTCGACCAACCCGGGCTGTGTCGCGTACGACCCTGCCTTCGGCTACGAGATCGCGCACATCGTCAAGGACGGTCTGCGGAGGATGTACGGCGAGAACGCCGAGGACGTCTTCTACTACCTGACCGTCTACAACGAGCCGATCCAGCACCCGGCGGAGCCCGCCGACGTGGACGTGGACGGCATCCTCAAGGGCATCTACCGCTTCAAGGCGGGCGAGGCCGGTGAGATCCCCGCGCAGATCATGGCGTCCGGTGTGGCCGTGCCGTGGGCGGTCGAGGCGCAGAAGATCCTCGCCGAGGAGTGGAACGTCAAGGCCGATGTCTGGTCGGCGACCTCCTGGAACGAGCTGCGCCGCGAGGCCGTCGACGTCGAGCGGTACAACCTGCTGCACCCGGAGGAGGAGCAGCGCGTGCCGTATGTGACGCAGAAGCTCTCCGGCTCCGGCGGCCCGTTCGTGGCGGTCTCGGACTGGATGCGGTCCGTTCCGGACCAGATCTCGCGCTGGGTCCCCGGCACCTACCAGTCGCTGGGCGCGGACGGCTTCGGCTTCGCGGACACGCGGGGTGCGGCCCGTCGCTTCTTCCACATCGACGCGCAGTCGATCGTTCTCGCGGTGCTCACCGAGCTCGCGCGGGACGGCAAGGTCGACCGCTCGTTGCTGAAGCAGGCGGTGGACCGCTACCAGCTGCTGGATGTGGCGGCGGCCGACCCGGGCGCGGCAGGCGGCGACGCGTAGGCACCTCGGTACGCGGAAGCATCTCGGGCACGCGTAGGCATCTCGCGCAGGTGTCCGGGCACGCGAAGGCGTCTCGGTAACGGTTCGAAGGGCGGCAGGACCCCATGGGGTCCTGCCGCCCTTCGGTCTCCTTACGATGCGGACATGAAGCAGCGAACAGCACAGGTCCGGTGGGAAGAGCGCATGCATACGCCCCTGCTCTCGCTCGCCCTTGCGTTCGCCGTCGCGTACGCCGTCCCGATCGTGGTGCCCGGCGCGGACCCGTGGGTGCACGCGGTATGTCAGATCACCGAGTGGGTGGTGTGGGGGACGTTCGCCGTCGACTACCTCGTACGGCTGGTGCTGGCACCGTCCGCGTGGCTCTTCGTACGCAGCCATCCGCTGGATCTGATCGCGGTGCTGCTGCCCCTCGTGCAGCCGCTACGGCTGCTGCGGCTCGTCTCGACGCTGCTGCTGGTGGGCCGGCGGGCCAGAATGGCGCCGCAGATCACCCTGACGACGTATGTCGGGGGCGCGGTGGTCGGGCTGCTGATGTTCGGGTCGCTGGCCGTGCTCCATGTGGAGCGGGACGCGCCGGAAGGGAACATCAAGACGCTGGGTGACGCGGTGTGGTGGTCGTTCACGACGATGACGACGGTCGGGTACGGGGACCACGCGCCGACAACCGGGCTCGGGCGGATGCTCGCGGTCGGGCTGATGCTCTCGGGGATCGCACTGCTCGGTGTCGTCACCGCCAATATCGCGGCGTGGTTCATCTCCCGCTTCGAGCGGGACGACGCGGAGGAGCGCCGTCGCACGGCGCTCCTGGAGGCGCTCACCCGGGAGGTCAAGGAACTGCGGGCGGAGGTCGGGCGGCTGACGGGCCCGGCGGCGGCCCCCGCCGTACCGGCGCAGGGTGACGCCTCCGGGCCCGACAACGCGGCCGTCTGAACTGTCCGCCCGGCCGCGCTCAGGCTCATCGGCCGGGCGGGCCGTTTGCCGTGGGGCCGCGTAGGCCGTGTGGTGTAGGCCGTGGGCCGTGTGGCACGGGCCGTGTGGCGTGGGCCGTGTGGCGTGGGCCGTCGGAGTCAGAAGAGACCGTTGCCCATGGGGGAGGCTCCCGCCAGCCAGACGATCGCCAGCACGGTGTCGATGGCACCGAGCACGACGGCGACCAGCGCCGGAATCGGCTGTGCGCCGTTCCAGCGGCGCCCCATGCCGAGCCGGCCGCAGACGATCGCGATCGGGCCGAGGACGATCCCCAGCACGAAGAATCCCGCGATCGCACAGATCAGCCCGGCGATTCCGAGTGCCGCGCGGTCCGGCCCGCTCCGCGACCACGTCCGGCCTCGTGAGCGGGGGTGCTTGCGCGTGGTGTGTCCGAAGCCCGCCATCATCACTCCCTGAGGTTGTCGATTCGCGGGTTGTCGATTCGCGGCTCGGACTGCGGGTACCCCGGTTCAGCTCTCCCAGACCTTGAAGGCCCGCACCCGGTACGGGGATTGGGGTACCCATGTCCCGCCGCCCGGGTAGGTCTCGAACTCTCCGGTCTCCGCGCACTCCTCGGACTGGTAGGTGGTGACGGGCCGCCCGGTCCGGTTGGCGAGCGCCTGTGCCGAGGTGCCGGGCGGCAGCGGCACACAGCTCTCGATGTCGAGCCCGGCGAGCTCGTGGGTCCGGCGGGTCCCCCTGAAGTCACCCTTCTCCCAGAGGCAGAGCTCGCCGGTGGCGCACTGTCCGAGGCCCGGTGCGGCGACTGCGGCTGCCGCCCGAGGCAGGTGAGGCAGCTGGAGCAGCTGGGGCATGAGTGCTGCTGCGGCCAGGACTGTGGCCGTGACGGTCTTGCGCATATCGGTCAACCCCCGTGTCGTACGGATCACTTGACCGCACACTGACCTGCGGATCCCACGTCAGGGAAGAGGGTCGGACGCACGCCACCCGGATAGGCGACATAGGCGACAGTGGCACGGGCGCACCCGCAGTGCCCGGTCGGGCCCGAAACGCAACCACCGCGCGCACGAAGGCTGCCCGGCCGCATGGCGCACCCGGCCCTCTCCACCCGACGGCGCATGCGCCGCAGGCGGGGGTGGGCTCGGGTGCGGGTGTCACGCGAACGTGTCAGATGTGGGCGCCGCCCGCGCCCTGGTCGGCGTTCTCGCCGCGCTTGGTGAAAATGGCGACCACCGCCGCGACGACCGCGACCACACCCGCCACGGTGAAGGCCAGGCCCATGCCCGACATGAACGTGTCGTGGATGACGCCACCGATCCTGTCGAAGGCATCCGGCGTCACGCCCGGCGCCTTGGCCAGCTGCTCCGGGACCGCGCCCAGCTTGGCGGCCTCCTCCAGCTTCGGGTCGGGCGGCGTGCGAAGACCCGCGTCCGCCCAGTTGACGGGGAAGTCCGTGCTCACCCTGGACGCCATGACCGCACCCAGGACTGCCGTACCCAGCGCGCCACCGACCTGCATCGCGGCCTGCTGGAGGCCGCCGGCGACACCGGAGAGCTCCAGCGGGGCGTTGCCGACGATGACCTCGGTGGCGCCGACCATGACCGGAGCCAGGCCGAGGCCCAGCAGGGCGAACCAGATGGACATCGGCAGCGTGCCGGTCTCCGTCGTCAAAGTGGTCATGCCGAACATGGCGACCGCGGTGCAGACCATGCCGCCGACCAGCGGGATACGCGGCCCGAACCGGGTGATCAGTGCGCCCGCGACCGGCGAGGAGACGATCATCATGGCCGTCAGCGGCAGCAGATGCAGACCGCTGTCGACCGGGGTCATGCCGTGGACGCCCTGGAGGTAGAACGTCACGAAGAACAGGCCGCCCATGAAGGCGAAGGCCATGAGCACCATCAGCACGGTGCCCGCCGACAGCGGCACCGAGCGGAACATGCCGAGCGGGATGAGCGGTTCCTTGACCTTGGTCTCCCAGAAGGCGAACACCGCGAAGAGGATCACCGAGGCCGCGAGCCAGGCCCACGTGTTGCCGCTGCCCCAGCCCCACGACTCGCCGGCCTTGATGATGGCCCAGATGAGGGCGAACATCGCGCCCGACAGCAGCAGGATGCCGACGATGTCGAAGGACTTCGGCGCGTTCTCGGCCCGGTAGTCCTTGAGGACCAGCAGGCCGAAGACGAGCGCGAGAACGCCGACCGGCACATTGACGAAGAACACCGACTGCCAGCTGACGTGCTCGACGAGCAGACCGCCGACGATGGGGCCGCCCGCGGTCGAGGCGCCGATGACCATGCCCCAGATACCGATCGCCATGTTCAGCTTCTCGGCGGGGAAGGTGGCGCGCAGCAGACCGAGCGCGGCCGGCATCAGCAGGGCACCGAACAGACCCTGGAGCGCCCGGAAGGCGATCACCAGGCCGATGCTGTCCGACAGACCGATGGCCCCCGAGGCCGCCGCGAAGCCCGCGATGCCCAGCAGGAAGGTCTGGCGGTGGCCGAAGCGGTCGCCGAGCTTGCCGGCGGTGATCAGCGCGACGGCGAGCGCGAGGAGGTAGCTGTTGGTGATCCACTGGACCTCGGAGGACGACGCCTGGAGATCCTTCGCGATCGCGGGGTTGGCGATCGCGACGATCGTGCCGTCCAGCGCGACCATCATCACGCCGACGGCGACGGAGAGAAGCGTCAGCCAGGGGTGGCCGCGCAGCCCTTTGACCGGCGTCGGCCCGAGCCCCTGCGGACCCTGCGGCGCCTCTTCGACGGTGGTCTGACTAGTCATGCATGCGAGGTTATGACAGCGACTGACAGTTGACAAACCCATTCACAAGTCGGTAACTGTCACGTAGCTCACAGGCAGCTGAGCGGGTCAAAGCCGGAAAGGGACCATGAAGTGACGGCCGAGCCGACCGGACTGCGTGCACGCAAGAAGCAGCGCACGCGCGACGCCCTGCTGCGCGTCGCCCTCGAACTCTTCACCGCCAAGGGGTACGAGCAGACGACCGTGGACGAGATCGTCGAAACGGTCGAGGTCTCCCAGCGCACCTTCTTCCGGTACTTCGCCAGCAAGGAGGAGGCCGCCTTCGCCGTCCAGGAGCTCGTCGAGACCCACTTCATCGCGGAGTTGCGCGAACGACCCGCCGATGAGGGGCCGTTCGAAGCCCTGCGCAACGCGGTGCTGTCCGCCTGGGACACCATCGGCGAGGCCATCGAGGAGATCGTGCCGGTCGAGCTGCACATGCGCAGCTACCAGATGATCGAGTCGACGCCCGTGCTGCTCGCCGCCCATCTGCGCCGCTCCACCGAGGTGGAGGAGACCATCGCCGAGCTGATCGCCGAGCGCGAGGGGCTCGACGTGGACGCGGACCCCAGGCCGCGTATCGCCGTCGCCGCATTCAGCGGGGTGATGCGAGTGACGGGCCGGCTCTGGGGGCAGGGCGTGGACGCCAGCATGGAGTCGCTCCGGGGGCTGACGGAGGCCTACCTCGACCACCTCGGACCCGCGCTCGCCGAGAACTGGCGCACCTCATGAATCGAGAACCGGCGCCCCGCACGAATCGAGAACGGCGCCCGGCGTAAATGCGGCATAAGGGCGCGACGTTCCCACGACACGAAAGCGGCGGAGCGTACGCCTCAGGTGCACGCAGTGTGACCACTTTCCCCCTCTTTCCCCGCAGGACACGTGATCTCACTCACGGTCTTCACGACGCCCCTCGCGCTTCTTCTAGGGTGTCCCGCAGTGACTTCCTTCGACTCCTCCCCCACCCTGACCGCATGGCGCACTCTGCTCGCCCTCGCCGTCGTGTTCGTCATGCTGGCGACGACCGGCTGGACAGCGATACGACATCAGAACGGTCCCCGTGACGCTCTCGAGGCCGAGCTGACCGCCTGGGGGAAGGCCCGCATCGGTGCGCGCGCACTGCCCGGCCCCGACTCGCCGCCGCAGCAGCTCGCCACCTTCTTCTCCTCGCTCGGCAGCGGCCAACGCGCCCGCCTCGCCGACCGGTTCCCGCTCGTCGTCGGAAACCTCAACGGCGCCCCGGTCACCCTGCGCTACCACGCAAACCGCCAGTCGCTCGCTAAATCGCTCGATACGGAGCGCGTGCGCGTGAACGACGCCCACCTCAGCCCGGACGGCCGCCACGACGCGGTCCGGCGGATGCACCGCTTCGAGGCGCTGATGCACCCCGACCGGCAGATACTCGCCTTCGACCCTTCGGGATCCGGCAAGGTCGCCGAGGTCTTCGGCGACCTCGACGACGCCGAGCGCGTCTCCGTGGTCGTCCCCGGCGTCGACACCAATCTGCTCACCTTCCAGCGGACCGCCCGCAAGTACACGGCGCCCGTCGGCATGGCCCAGTCCCTGTACGCCGCTCAGCGGGCCGCCTCTCCCGGTACCCGTACCGCCGTCATCGCCTGGGCCGACTACACCGCGCCCGTCGGCGTGGGCGTGGACTCGGCCATCGGCCGCCTTGCCGAGAACGGCGCGGTACGGCTGACCGCACTCACCGGCGCGCTGCCCGGCGACTCGAGCGTCGCGCTGTTCTGCCACAGCTACGGCTCCGTGGTGTGCGGCGTCGCCGCCCGTCATCTGCCCGACCGCGTCGGCGACATAGCGGTGGCCGGCAGCCCGGGCATGCGCGCCGAGAACGTGGCCGGGCTGCACTCCCGGGCGCGGGTGTGGGCGATGCGGGACGGCGACGACTGGATCCAGGGCGTGCCGCACATGGCGGTCGGCGGGATCGGTCACGGCGAGGACCCGGTGACACCGGAGTTCGGGGCGCGGCTGCTGTCCTCGGCGGGCGCTGTCGGCCACACCGGCTATTTCGAGCCGGGTACCGAGAGCGTCAGCAACTTCGCCGAGATAGGGGTCGGTTCGTACCGCAGCGTGAGCTGTGCGAGCGCCAATGACACGTGCCGCGGTGGTATTTACGGCGACGGCACGGCCTGACGCGCGTAGAGCGTCGTGGACCGGGGTGAGCGCCGAGGGGCGACGCGCGGGCGCACGGCGCCTACGATGAGGCCCATGGGTGATGTGCTGGCCGGAATTCAAGCCACTTGGGAGTTCGAGACCGACTCCCTGCTCATCCGCTTCGAACGGGGAATCCGCACGCCGAAGCTCTTCTCTGCGCTCGGCGAACGCCGCATCCCCCACGAAGCGTTGACGGCGGTGACGCTCTCGCCGGGCAAGCGCGGGACGGTGGTGCTGCACGCTGTGCCCAGACCCGGCGCGGATCCTCTGATGGAGGCAGCGGCCGGGCAGCTCAAGGAAGGCTGCGACCCGTACCGGCTGGTGCTGCCCGCGGATCGCGAGACGCTCGCCGAGTACTACCGCGACGAACTGCGGGCCCTTCTCCCGGCGGACGCGGACGAACCCGCCGAGCGGTACACCGTGGCGGCGCCCGAGGCCCCGCTCAACTTCAAGGCGTACGACGGAAAAGCCTCCTTCGACGGCTCGCACGTAACCTTCCGCTGGTTCTGGACGGGTGCGTCGTCGGCCAAGTGGAAGGCGGGCGACCAGAGTTTCCCGGTGTCGGAGCTGAGCGGGGTGGAGTGGCGCTCGCCCGAGGTCTTCGACGGCTATCTGCGACTGCTGCCGCGCGGAAACGGTTCTGGAGCGGGGGCGGGCGCGGCAGCCGGTTCGGGCTCGGCCCCCGGCTCGCCCTCCGGTTCCGGGCCCGGGTCCGACGACGGGCCGCACGGGCCGCGGCCCGCACAAGCGGACCAGGACCCGGCGGCGGTGGTCTTCGGGCTCGGGTACGGGCCGGTGCACGAGTCGCTGCCTTTCGCGGCGGCGGTGCTGGAGTCCGTACGGAACGCGGGCACGGCGCCGGCCCTGGCGATGCGGCCGGCGGACCGCCGGGACCCGGCCGACATCGCGGAGCGGATCCGGCATCTCGGGGACCTGTACCAGGCGGGGCTGGTGACGGACGAGGAGTTCAGCACGAAGAAGACGCAGCTGCTCGCGGAGCTGTGAGAGCCGCGGCCCGACACCTCCGCGGCAACGAGCCGGGGCTGCCGGCACACCCGCCGGGCGCGGCGGCGGTTCCTGGTTCGTTTCCCGGTACGGTCCCGGGGCCGCCGGCCGGGCGCCCCCACTCCCCCGGCCGGCTCCTCTCCGGCCCGGATGCCGTTCTACGCCCGGGCGGTACGCGTGCGGCCTCGGCCCCGCAGGCGACGAAGACCCTCCGCGCAGCAGCAGCGCTGCACGCGGCGGGCTTCGCGTCCTTCCCCCTAGGCCTCGCGTGCCGCCGAGGTCGAGGACATGTCCGGGTAGCGGTCCCCCTCCACCAGCCCGGCGATCGGCTCCAGAACCGCCAGCTCCTCCGCGGTCAGCGTCAGCCGGGTCGCGCCGAGGTTCTCCAGCAGCCGGCTGCTCTTGCGGGTCCCGGGGATCGGGACCACGGCAAGGGCGTGCACCTCGGCCCGCTGCTGCACCCAGGCGAGGGCGACCTGCGCCGCCGTCGCGCCGTGCGCGGCCGCGATCTTGTGGACGGGCTCCAGGAGGGCGGCGTTGGCCCTGGCGTTGTCGCCGGTGAAGCGCGGCTGGAACTTACGGAAGTCGTCCGCCGCCAGTTCCTTGGCGGCGTCCGCGAACGCGCCGGTCAGGAAGCCGCGTCCGAGCGGCGAGTACGGCACGAAGGCGACGCCCAGCTCGGCCGCCACGCCCACCGCGCTGCGCTCTACGTCCCGGCTGAACAGGGACCACTCCGACTGCAGCGCCGCGATCGGGTGCACGGCGTGCGCCTCGCGCAGCTCCGGGCCGGTGACCTCGCTCAGCCCGAGGTGTTTGACCTTGCCCTCCCGTACTAGCTCGGCCATCGCGCCGACGGACTCGGCGAACGGCACGGCCGGGTCGCGGCGGTGCATGTAGTACAGGTCGATGACGTCGGTCTTCAGCCGCCGCAGACTGTCCTCGACGGCCTGGCGGATGTACGCGGGGTCGTTGCGGATGCCCCGGTAGTGCGGGTCGTCGGTCCGCTCTATGGCGAACTTCGTGGCCAGGACGATCTCGTCGCGGTGCGCGCCGACGAAGGGCGCCAGGAACTCCTCGTTGGCCCCGCGCCCGTACACATCGGCGGTATCGAAGAGTGTGACGCCCGCCGCCAGCGCCGCCTCCAGGGTGTCCCGGGCCGCCTGCGGGTCCGTCTCTCCGTAGAACTCGCTCATGCCCATGCAGCCCAGGCCCTGCACGCCGACCTGCGGTCCGCCGGTCCCGAGCCGTACCTGTGCGATCTTGCTGTTGCTCATCAGGGTTCAGAGCCTCTCCGACGCCCGCCGGGCGTCCGCGTAAAAGTCGATCTTGTAGTCGAGTACGGCGAGGGTGTCCTGGAGTTCCGCCATCCGCGCGAGTACGTCGCGCCGGGTCTGCTCCAGCAGTTCCTGCCGCGCCTCGAAGGTGTGCTCGCCCTCCCGCACCATCTCGGCGTAGCGGACCATGTCCGCGACCGGCATTCCGGTCAGCCGCAGCTTGCCGACGAAGGCGAGCCAGTCCAGGTCGCGGTTGGTGAAGCGCCGCTGCCCCGTGTGTGAACGGTCGACGTGCGGCATCAGCCCGATCCGCTCGTACCAGCGCAGGGTGTGCGCGGTGAGTCCGGTGAAGGCGACGACCTCGCTGATCGTGTAGCGGTCCTGCCCCTCGGGGCGGGGATGCGCCCGGGGAGCCGCGGCGCAGATGTCCGTCCGTGCGGGCCGTGCAGGCGTGCTCTCGATCAACGTCATGCCCTCAACGCTAAAACCCTGGAGTGCACTCGAAGCAAGGAGAAACGGATGGAAGTTTT
This region includes:
- a CDS encoding peroxiredoxin, with the protein product MAIEVGTKAPDFELKDNHGRTVTLSEFRGEKNVVLLFYPFAFTGVCTGELCALRDELPTFVNDDTQLLAVSNDSIHTLRVFAEQEGLEYPLLSDFWPHGEASRAYGVFDEEKGCAVRGTFIIDKEGVVRWTVVNALPDARDLNEYVKALGTL
- a CDS encoding DUF3052 domain-containing protein, whose amino-acid sequence is MSATADHAEERTNPAARLGFEPGQVVQEIGYDDDVEQELREGIEAVTGQEIVDEDYDDVADVVLLWFRDEDGDLTDALVDAIGLIDEGGAVWLLTPKTGRDGYVEPSDINEAAQTAGLSQTKSINAGKDWTGSRLVTPKAAKSKR
- the aceE gene encoding pyruvate dehydrogenase (acetyl-transferring), homodimeric type, which codes for MASGSDRNPIIIGGLPSQVPDFDPEETQEWLDSLDAAVNERGRERARYLMLRLIERAREKRVAVPEMRSTDYVNTIATKDEPFFPGNEEIERKVLNATRWNAAVMVSRAQRPGIGVGGHIATFASSASLYDVGFNHFFRGKDQGDGGDQIFFQGHASPGIYARAFMLDRLSEAQLDAFRQEKSKAPNGLSSYPHPRLMPDFWEFPTVSMGLGPLGAIYQARMNRYMEARGIADTSTSHVWAYLGDGEMDEPESLGQLSIAAREGLDNLTFVVNCNLQRLDGPVRGNGKIIQELESQFRGAGWNVIKLVWDRSWDPLLAQDRDGILVNKLNTTPDGQFQTYATETGSYIRQHFFGDDTRLRAMVENMTDEQILHLGRGGHDHKKVYAAYAAAKAHKGQPTVILAQTVKGWTLGPNFEGRNATHQMKKLTVDDLKGFRDRLHIPITDKQLEDGAPPYYHPGRDSEEIQYMHDRRKSLGGYVPTRVVRAKPLVLPEDKTYATARKGSGQQSIATTMAFVRILKDLMRDKEIGKRFVLIAPDEYRTFGMDAFFPTAKIYNPLGQQYEAVDRDLLLAYKESPTGQMLHDGISEAGCTASLIAAGSAYATHGEPLIPVYVFYSMFGFQRTGDQFWQMADQLARGFVLGATAGRTTLTGEGLQHADGHSQLLASTNPGCVAYDPAFGYEIAHIVKDGLRRMYGENAEDVFYYLTVYNEPIQHPAEPADVDVDGILKGIYRFKAGEAGEIPAQIMASGVAVPWAVEAQKILAEEWNVKADVWSATSWNELRREAVDVERYNLLHPEEEQRVPYVTQKLSGSGGPFVAVSDWMRSVPDQISRWVPGTYQSLGADGFGFADTRGAARRFFHIDAQSIVLAVLTELARDGKVDRSLLKQAVDRYQLLDVAAADPGAAGGDA
- a CDS encoding potassium channel family protein — encoded protein: MKQRTAQVRWEERMHTPLLSLALAFAVAYAVPIVVPGADPWVHAVCQITEWVVWGTFAVDYLVRLVLAPSAWLFVRSHPLDLIAVLLPLVQPLRLLRLVSTLLLVGRRARMAPQITLTTYVGGAVVGLLMFGSLAVLHVERDAPEGNIKTLGDAVWWSFTTMTTVGYGDHAPTTGLGRMLAVGLMLSGIALLGVVTANIAAWFISRFERDDAEERRRTALLEALTREVKELRAEVGRLTGPAAAPAVPAQGDASGPDNAAV
- a CDS encoding small hydrophobic protein, whose product is MMAGFGHTTRKHPRSRGRTWSRSGPDRAALGIAGLICAIAGFFVLGIVLGPIAIVCGRLGMGRRWNGAQPIPALVAVVLGAIDTVLAIVWLAGASPMGNGLF
- a CDS encoding peptidase inhibitor family I36 protein gives rise to the protein MRKTVTATVLAAAALMPQLLQLPHLPRAAAAVAAPGLGQCATGELCLWEKGDFRGTRRTHELAGLDIESCVPLPPGTSAQALANRTGRPVTTYQSEECAETGEFETYPGGGTWVPQSPYRVRAFKVWES
- a CDS encoding MFS transporter → MTSQTTVEEAPQGPQGLGPTPVKGLRGHPWLTLLSVAVGVMMVALDGTIVAIANPAIAKDLQASSSEVQWITNSYLLALAVALITAGKLGDRFGHRQTFLLGIAGFAAASGAIGLSDSIGLVIAFRALQGLFGALLMPAALGLLRATFPAEKLNMAIGIWGMVIGASTAGGPIVGGLLVEHVSWQSVFFVNVPVGVLALVFGLLVLKDYRAENAPKSFDIVGILLLSGAMFALIWAIIKAGESWGWGSGNTWAWLAASVILFAVFAFWETKVKEPLIPLGMFRSVPLSAGTVLMVLMAFAFMGGLFFVTFYLQGVHGMTPVDSGLHLLPLTAMMIVSSPVAGALITRFGPRIPLVGGMVCTAVAMFGMTTLTTETGTLPMSIWFALLGLGLAPVMVGATEVIVGNAPLELSGVAGGLQQAAMQVGGALGTAVLGAVMASRVSTDFPVNWADAGLRTPPDPKLEEAAKLGAVPEQLAKAPGVTPDAFDRIGGVIHDTFMSGMGLAFTVAGVVAVVAAVVAIFTKRGENADQGAGGAHI
- a CDS encoding TetR family transcriptional regulator, encoding MTAEPTGLRARKKQRTRDALLRVALELFTAKGYEQTTVDEIVETVEVSQRTFFRYFASKEEAAFAVQELVETHFIAELRERPADEGPFEALRNAVLSAWDTIGEAIEEIVPVELHMRSYQMIESTPVLLAAHLRRSTEVEETIAELIAEREGLDVDADPRPRIAVAAFSGVMRVTGRLWGQGVDASMESLRGLTEAYLDHLGPALAENWRTS